In one Tripterygium wilfordii isolate XIE 37 chromosome 22, ASM1340144v1, whole genome shotgun sequence genomic region, the following are encoded:
- the LOC119991044 gene encoding uncharacterized protein LOC119991044 isoform X1 yields MVIEWARKTGRSNGVVVIVLRSDINDVNRTPRIIMGCERSGTYRERKDNGKSKQGVKKRKSSTKKCDCQFRLKASMVDTITKKWALHVQNSHHNHELMKSAEGHSFIGRLTEEEKVIVERLGKTGVRTREILQQIKLNDTTNASTMRTIYNVRSSLKIKEMAGRIHMQQLFKLLTKLRYVMKHRSEPTTNVVQDLF; encoded by the coding sequence ATGGTGATTGAATGGGCAAGAAAGACGGGGCGTTCTAATGGAGTGGTGGTTATTGTCCTGAGGTCTGATATCAATGATGTTAATAGAACCCCTAGGATTATTATGGGATGTGAGAGGAGTGGtacatatagagagagaaaagacaATGGAAAGTCCAAACAGGGTGTGAAGAAAAGGAAGTCTTCAACAAAGAAATGTGATTGTCAATTTCGGTTGAAAGCGTCAATGGTTGACACAATTACAAAGAAATGGGCATTGCATGTGCAGAATAGCCATCACAACCATGAACTCATGAAGTCAGCTGAGGGGCATAGCTTTATCGGGAGGCTTACTGAAGAGGAAAAGGTTATTGTTGAAAGACTTGGGAAGACTGGAGTGAGGACCAGAGAAATCCTTCAACAAATCAAATTGAATGATACTACAAATGCTTCTACCATGAGGACAATCTACAATGTCAGAAGTAGTTTGAAGATAAAGGAGATGGCTGGTAGGATACATATGCAGCAACTGTTTAAACTGTTAACAAAACTCCGGTATGTCATGAAGCATCGTAGCGAGCCTACGACGAATGTGGTTCAGGATTTATTCTAG
- the LOC119991044 gene encoding uncharacterized protein LOC119991044 isoform X2: MHTIVTGDGHCGYRVIASYLGLGDDGWKKVCLDLLQDLKNNHAKYNKVLSPLTSTEELTASVDCMGTFADVKHWMTMPSMGNVISSCYKIAVVHISDVQCLTFFPLRDPPPFEANNDILTIGYINGSHFVRLELTTDSPLPPVSKIWLQYSHRTARHWITQYTSRIDKFKSIMSAGKTNMATVEIIA; the protein is encoded by the exons ATGCACACAATTGTCACAG GGGATGGTCATTGTGGTTACAGAGTCATTGCCAGCTATCTTGGTTTAGGTGATGATGGTTGGAAGAAGGTGTGCCTTGACCTGTTACAAGATTTGAAGAACAATCATGCTAAGTACAATAAGGTCTTATCTCCCTTGACCTCAACTGAAGAACTCACTGCTAGTGTGGATTGTATGGGCACTTTTGCAGATGTGAAGCACTGGATGACTATGCCCAGCATGGGCAATGTCATTTCATCTTGCTACAAAATTGCAGTTGTTCATATATCAGACgttcaatgtctaactttctttcCATTAAGAGATCCGCCACCATTTGAGGCCAACAATGACATTCTCACAATCGGATATATCAATGGATCTCATTTTGTCAGGCTTGAGTTAACTACTGATTCACCCTTACCTCCAGTGTCCAAGATTTGGCTTCAGTATAGTCATCGGACGGCTAGACATTGGATTACACAATATACTTCAAGGATTGACAAGTTCAAAAGCATCATGAGTGCAGGGAAGACAAACATGGCTACAGTTGAGATCATTGCTTGA
- the LOC119990806 gene encoding polyol transporter 5-like, translating into MAGANAQNDAVPSLQAKTLADFDPPKKPKLNKYAIACATLASMTSVLLGYDLGVMSGACIFIKDDLKINDTQVEILVGILNLYSLLGSAAAGRTSDWIGRRYTIVVAGAIFFVGAILMGFATNYAFLMVGRFVAGVGVGYALMIAPVYTAEVSPASTRGFLTSFPEVFINSGILLGYVSNYAFSKLPTNLGWRFMLGVGAIPSVFIAVGVLAMPESPRWLVMQGRLGDAKRVLDKTSDTVEEAQLRLADIKEAAGIPQHQNDDFVKVQKRSHGEDVWKELLLRPTPAVRHILIAGVGIHFFQQASGIDAVVQYSPRIFEKAGITSSDKKLLATVAVGFTKTMFIFVATFLLDKIGRRPLLLSSVGGMILSLATLGFSLTIIDHNHEKIMWAVALAFATVLSYVSFFSIGMGPVTWVYSSEIFPLKLRAQGTSMAVAVNRVTSGILSMTFISLYKAISIGGAFFLFAAVATVAWFFFFFCLPETHGRTLEDMEGLFGSLVQWRPITMQKNNKNKTVESETNGQIQLGNS; encoded by the exons ATGGCTggcgcaaatgcacaaaacgatgCCGTTCCTAGCCTACAAGCCAAAACACTTGCAGATTTTGACCCTCCGAAGAAACCAAAACTAAACAAGTATGCTATTGCTTGTGCAACACTCGCTTCCATGACTTCAGTCCTGCTTGGTTACG ATCTTGGAGTGATGAGTGGAGCTTGTATCTTCATCAAAGACGACCTCAAAATCAACGACACTCAAGTTGAAATCCTCGTTGGTATCCTCAACTTGTACTCTCTACTTGGCTCTGCTGCCGCTGGAAGAACCTCCGACTGGATCGGTCGCCGGTACACCATAGTTGTCGCCGGCGCTATCTTCTTCGTCGGAGCTATCCTCATGGGGTTCGCCACAAACTATGCCTTCCTCATGGTTGGCCGCTTCGTCGCCGGCGTCGGAGTCGGCTACGCACTGATGATTGCCCCCGTCTACACCGCCGAGGTCTCTCCCGCTTCTACTCGCGGCTTCCTCACCTCATTCCCGGAG GTTTTCATAAATAGTGGGATATTGCTTGGCTATGTATCAAACTACGCCTTCTCGAAGCTTCCGACTAACCTGGGATGGCGATTCATGCTCGGAGTCGGCGCGATTCCGTCTGTTTTCATCGCCGTAGGAGTGCTCGCCATGCCAGAGTCTCCGCGGTGGTTGGTGATGCAAGGACGACTCGGTGATGCAAAGCGAGTTCTCGACAAAACATCCGATACAGTAGAAGAAGCACAATTGAGATTAGCAGATATAAAAGAAGCAGCCGGCATCCCACAACACCAAAACGACGACTTCGTGAAGGTCCAGAAGAGAAGTCACGGAGAGGACGTGTGGAAGGAATTGCTGCTCCGCCCTACCCCAGCCGTTCGTCACATCCTAATCGCAGGTGTTGGTATTCACTTCTTCCAACAAGCGTCTGGTATAGACGCTGTTGTACAGTATAGTCCCCGTATCTTCGAAAAAGCCGGTATCACGTCGTCTGATAAGAAGCTACTAGCCACCGTAGCCGTTGGATTCACCAAGACAATGTTCATCTTTGTGGCCACATTCTTGCTTGATAAAATCGGACGGCGGCCGTTGCTTCTCAGCAGCGTGGGTGGCATGATTTTGTCGCTAGCAACGCTCGGTTTCAGCCTCACGATCATCGATCACAATCATGAAAAAATAATGTGGGCCGTCGCATTGGCTTTCGCTACCGTATTATCCTACGTCTCGTTCTTCTCGATTGGAATGGGACCTGTCACGTGGGTTTACAGTTCAGAGATATTCCCATTGAAGCTACGCGCGCAAGGGACGAGTATGGCAGTGGCAGTGAATAGAGTGACAAGTGGGATCCTCTCAATGACATTTATATCCTTATACAAAGCGATATCGATTGGTGGGGCCTTCTTTCTATTCGCGGCAGTTGCAACGGTGGcttggttcttcttcttcttctgtttgcCTGAAACGCATGGAAGGACACTCGAGGACATGGAGGGCTTGTTTGGTAGCTTGGTTCAGTGGAGGCCCATTACCATGCAGAAGAATAACAAGAACAAGACAGTTGAGAGCGAAACTAACGGTCAGATTCAGTTAGGAAATAGCTAG